From a region of the Oryza sativa Japonica Group chromosome 6, ASM3414082v1 genome:
- the LOC4340445 gene encoding homeobox-leucine zipper protein ROC8, protein MDFGDEPEGSDSQRRRKRYHRHTPRQIQQLEAMFKECPHPDENQRAQLSRELGLEPRQIKFWFQNRRTQMKAQHERADNCFLRAENDKIRCENIAIREALKNVICPTCGGPPVGEDYFDEQKLRMENARLKEELDRVSNLTSKYLGRPFTQLPPATPPMTVSSLDLSVGGMGGPSLDLDLLSGGSSGIPFQLPAPVSDMERPMMAEMATRAMDELIRLAQAGDHIWSKSPGGGVSGGDARETLNVDTYDSIFSKPGGSYRAPSINVEGSRESGLVLMSAVALADVFMDTNKWMEFFPSIVSKAHTIDVLVNGMGGRSESLILMYEELHIMTPAVPTREVNFVRYCRQIEQGLWAIADVSVDLQRDAHFGAPPPRSRRLPSGCLIADMANGYSKVTWVEHMEVEEKSPINVLYRDLVLSGAAFGAHRWLAALQRACERYASLVALGVPHHIAGVTPEGKRSMMKLSQRMVNSFCSSLGASQMHQWTTLSGSNEVSVRVTMHRSTDPGQPNGVVLSAATSIWLPVPCDHVFAFVRDENTRSQWDVLSHGNQVQEVSRIPNGSNPGNCISLLRGLNASQNSMLILQESCTDASGSLVVYSPIDIPAANVVMSGEDPSSIPLLPSGFTILPDGRPGSAAGASTSSAGPLAAARGGGGGGAGGGSVVTVAFQILVSSLPSSKLNAESVATVNGLITTTVEQIKAALNCSAHGHHP, encoded by the exons atggattTCGGCGACGAACCCGAGGGCTCCGACAGCCAGCGCCGCCGCAAGCGCTACCACCGCCACACGCCTCGCCAGATTCAGCAGCTCGAGGC GATGTTCAAGGAGTGCCCCCACCCGGACGAGAACCAGCGGGCGCAGCTTAGCCGGGAGCTCGGGTTGGAGCCGAGGCAGATCAAGTTCTGGTTCCAGAATCGCCGGACCCAGATGAAG GCGCAGCACGAGCGGGCGGACAACTGCTTCCTCCGCGCCGAGAACGACAAGATCCGGTGCGAGAACATCGCCATCCGCGAGGCCCTCAAGAACGTCATCTGCCCCACCTGCGGCGGCCCTCCCGTCGGCGAGGACTACTTCGACGAGCAGAAGCTTCGCATGGAGAACGCCCGCCTCAAGGAAGAG CTGGACCGCGTGTCGAACCTGACGTCGAAGTATCTCGGCCGGCCGTTCAcgcagctgccgccggcgacgccgccgatgACGGTGTCGTCGCTGGACCTGTCCGTGGGCGGGATGGGCGGGCCGTCGCTGGACCTGGACCTCCTCAGCGGTGGCTCGTCGGGGATCCCGTTCCAGCTGCCGGCGCCCGTGTCCGACATGGAGCGGCCCATGATGGCCGAGATGGCCACGCGCGCCATGGACGAGCTGATCCGCCTCGCGCAGGCCGGCGACCACATCTGGTCCAAgagccccggcggcggcgtgtccggcggcgacgcccgcgAGACCCTCAACGTCGACACCTACGACAGCATCTTCTCCAAGCCCGGCGGCTCGTACCGCGCCCCCAGCATCAACGTCGAGGGGTCCCGCGAGTCCGGCCTCGTGCTCAtgagcgccgtcgccctcgccgacGTGTTCATGGACACG AACAAGTGGATGGAGTTCTTCCCAAGCATCGTGTCCAAAGCTCACACCATTGATGTGCTCGTGAATGGCATGGGAGGGAGAAGCGAGTCCTTGATTCTG ATGTACGAGGAGCTGCACATCATGACGCCGGCCGTCCCGACCCGGGAGGTGAACTTCGTCCGCTACTGCCGGCAGATCGAGCAGGGGCTATGGGCCATCGCCGACGTCTCCGTCGACCTGCAGCGCGACGCCCActtcggcgcgccgccgccgcgctcccgcCGGCTCCCTTCGGGGTGCCTCATCGCTGACATGGCCAATGGCTACTCCAAG GTGACCTGGGTCGAACacatggaggtggaggagaagagCCCGATCAACGTGCTGTACCGTGACCTCGTGCTGAGCGGCGCCGCGTTCGGGGCGCACCGCTGGCTCGCCGCGCTCCAGCGCGCGTGCGAGCGCTACGCCTCCCTCGTCGCGCTCGGCGTCCCGCACCACATCGCCGGTG TGACGCCGGAGGGGAAGAGGAGCATGATGAAGCTGTCGCAGCGGATGGTGAACAGCTTCTGCTCGAGCCTGGGGGCGTCGCAGATGCACCAGTGGACGACGCTGTCGGGCTCCAACGAGGTGAGCGTCCGCGTCACCATGCACCGGAGCACGGACCCCGGCCAGCCCAACGGCGTCGTCctcagcgccgccacctccatctGGCTCCCCGTCCCCTGCGACCACGTCTTCGCCTTCGTCCGCGACGAGAACACCCGCTCCCAG tggGACGTCCTGTCGCACGGCAATCAAGTCCAGGAAGTGTCGCGCATCCCCAACGGCTCAAACCCGGGGAACTGCATCTCGCTGCTAAGA GGCTTGAATGCGAGCCAGAACAGCATGCTGATACTGCAGGAGAGCTGCACGGACGCGTCGGGGTCGCTGGTGGTGTACTCGCCGATCGACATCCCGGCGGCGAACGTCGTGATGAGCGGTGAGGACCCGTCGAGCATCCCGCTGCTGCCGTCGGGGTTCACCATCCTCCCCGATGGCCGCCCGGgctcggcggcgggggcgtcgACCAGCAGCGCggggccgctcgccgccgcgcgcggcgggggcggcgggggcgctgGCGGCGGGTCCGTCGTCACCGTCGCGTTCCAGATCCTCGTCAGCAGCCTGCCGTCGTCGAAGCTCAACGCCGAGTCTGTCGCCACCGTCAACGGGCTGATCACCACCACCGTCGAGCAGATCAAGGCCGCGCTCAACTGCTCCGCCCATGGCCACCACCcctga